The following coding sequences lie in one Phragmites australis chromosome 8, lpPhrAust1.1, whole genome shotgun sequence genomic window:
- the LOC133926929 gene encoding serine/threonine-protein phosphatase PP2A-1 catalytic subunit has product MPSHADLDRQISQLRECKFLAEAEVKGLCEQAKAILMEEWNVQPVRCPVTVCGDIHGQFYDLIELFRIGGDAPDTNYLFMGDYVDRGYYSVETVTLLVALKVRYRDRITILRGNHESRQITQVYGFYDECLRKYGNANVWKYFTDLFDYLPLTALIENQIFCLHGGLSPSLDTLDNIRALDRIQEVPHEGPMCDLLWSDPDDRCGWGISPRGAGYTFGQDIAQQFNHTNGLSLISRAHQLVMEGFNWCQDKNVVTVFSAPNYCYRCGNMAAILEIGENMDQNFLQFDPAPRQIEPDTTRKTPDYFL; this is encoded by the exons ATGCCGTCGCACGCGGATCTGGACCGGCAGATCTCGCAGCTGCGGGAGTGCAAGTTCCtggcggaggcggaggtgaAGGGACTCTGCGAGCAGGCGAAGGCGATCCTCATGGAGGAGTGGAACGTGCAGCCCGTGCGCTGCCCCGTCACCGTCTGCGGCGACATCCACGGCCAGTTCTACGACCTCATCGAGCTCTTCCGCATCGGTGGGGATGCGCCTGACACCAACTACCTCTTCATGGGCGACTACGTCG ACCGTGGCTACTACTCAGTGGAGACTGTGACATTGTTAGTGGCTCTTAAAGTACGTTATAGAGACAGAATCACAATATTGAGAGGAAATCATGAGAGCAGACAAATAACTCAAGT GTATGGCTTCTATGATGAATGCCTACGGAAGTACGGAAATGCAAATGTATGGAAGTATTTCACGGACTTGTTTGATTATTTGCCTCTCACAGCTCTTATAGAAAACCAG ATCTTTTGCCTACATGGTGGTCTCTCTCCATCACTGGATACATTGGATAATATCCGTGCTCTTGATCGCATACAAGAG GTCCCGCATGAAGGACCAATGTGTGATCTTTTGTGGTCTGATCCAGATGACCGATGTGGGTGGGGAATTTCACCAAGAGGGGCAGGCTACACATTTGGGCAAGATATCGCACAGCAATTTAACCATACAAACGGACTTAGTCTTATTTCAAGGGCTCATCAACTTGTAATGGAAGGGTTCAATTGGTGCCAG GATAAGAACGTTGTCACAGTGTTCAGCGCGCCAAACTACTGTTATCGTTGTGGTAATATGGCTGCAATTCTCGAAATCGGAGAGAATATGGACCAGAACTTCCTCCAATTTGACCCAGCGCCACGGCAAATCGAGCCGGACACAACACGCAAGACCCCGGACTACTTTCTGTAA
- the LOC133926928 gene encoding transcriptional elongation regulator MINIYO, with translation MDAPTKRRHQPGGAHPTRRKVVEEPFHPTAPAVAAAAPPSHLVGAIVEKGFSAAAPSSTPRPTVLPFPVARHRSHGPHWGPAAKDAGKGAGEEEDDEMDMDETDYQSVVVAAAGPVRRKERKGMDFSQWREFVDDTPPKRRQGKPAQEKKQSAQKTHVGAMTSKVDDAAAGERELEEGGMQLYSGNSREVSGAAALVSDMVSKKLMTKVELRGEMSKAGEVRDATLRGEGMELDGGELSIEAEINAENMARLAGMSAGEIAEAQADIMNKMNPALVEMLRRRGREKSGDTKGVSRDKGQESSGSQKATRATPGDWLTAGEHSGNSWKAWSERVEHIRSCRFTLDGDILGFQSSLEKQDGKKTHAESVAERDFLRTEGDPTAVGYTINEAVALTRSMVPGQRVLALQLLASILNRALQSLHKMDKIDNVKEMNSNDKFDDWQAVWAYALGPEPELVLSLRMVLDDNHDSVVLSCAKAINVMLSCKFNESYFEISEKVLDHGKDICTAPMFRSKPDVDGGFLEGGFWKYNTKPSNILPHYGDNDEEEGDEKHTIQDDVVVSGQDVAAGFVRMGILPRICFLLEMDSPPVLEDYLVSILVALARHSPQSANAILNCPRLIQNITKLLTKQGSMEIRSSQIKGVALLKVLSKYNRQTCLNFVNHGVFQQAMWHWYRKASTLEDWVRSGKEQCNLSSAMMVEQLRFWRTCISYGFCVAHFTDFFPVLCLWLSPPMFQKLSESNVLSEFSSVARESYLVLGALAQRLPLLHSVEQLTKQDLGVSASYIETWSWSHVVPMVDLALSWLYLNDIPYVCSLINVQNKNTNHMLEASYLVLVIASVLGMLNSILERISPDDTPDGKYCLPWIPDFIPKIGLAIISNGFFCFLSTDAVGHEEYPSFCGASLVQGLCYMRCQGHVAVSLPSVSCLQRLVQLSWSVDRVIQGTTKNCSELLKDSKTGIAGKILGKGISSLWHNDLLDLLTSLLPMISSQWSILQNTEMFGRGGPAPGVGFGWGACGGGFWSLKYLLAQLDSNLVLQLIKIFSAAPRVPVTLSEVVNSDNMTNTVVTASERISSVLGVSLIAGPGQISMLEKAFDILFQPSILKCLKSSVHGFACNMEVLKAFEWDITEDEYLLFSSVLNSHFRSRWLAIKKKHSDKYAGNSSSINVPKMPETLETIQEETELTEAVNQPCSTLVIEWAHQRLPLPAHWILSAVCCIDDPKGKLSTSANYILDVSRAGLIFLLGLEAISAAPCHHTPLVWKMHALSVSIRTSMDLLQENRSRSIFHALQELYGQHLDRLCQKYYRSQSVKKDESAGVASLEESREASSLEILRFQEKIHGSYTTFVESLVEQFAAVSYGDVIFGRQVVIYLHRRVEPTVRLAAWNALSNAYVLELLPPIDKCIGDIQGYLEPLEDDERILESYAKSWTSGVLDKAAQRDSMGFTLAKHHLSGFVFQCSASGKTLRNKLVKSLIRCYAQKRHHEAMMKNFVLQGIAQDSGCSNELDRRYEILKDACEMNSSLLTEVQRLKTSVGQ, from the exons ATGGACGCGCCAACGAagcggcggcaccagcccggcggcGCCCACCCCACGCGCCGCAAGGTCGTGGAGGAGCCCTTCCACCCCACCGCCCCGgcggtagcggcggcggcgccccccTCCCACCTCGTCGGCGCCATCGTCGAGAAGGGCttctccgccgccgctccctccTCCACGCCCCGCCCCACCGTCCTCCCCTTCCCCGTCGCCCGCCACCGCTCCCACGGTCCC CACTGGGGTCCCGCGGCAAAGGACGCCGGCAAGGGTGccggtgaggaggaggacgatgagATGGACATGGACGAGACCGACTACCAGTCGGTGGTGGTCGCAGCAGCTGGCCCggtgaggaggaaggagaggaagggCATGGATTTCAGCCAGTGGCGGGAGTTCGTTGACGACACTCCCCCCAAGCGGAGGCAGGGAAAGCCGGCGCAGGAGAAGAAACAGAGTGCGCAGAAAACTCATGTTGGGGCTATGACTTCAAAGGTGGATGATGCGGCAGCAGGGGAGAGAGAATTGGAGGAAGGTGGTATGCAGCTATACAGTGGAAATAGTAGGGAAGTATCAGGTGCTGCGGCTTTGGTTTCTGATATGGTGTCAAAGAAGCTAATGACGAAAGTTGAATTGAGGGGTGAAATGTCAAAGGCAGGTGAGGTTAGGGATGCGACATTGCGAGGAGAGGGTATGGAATTGGATGGTGGGGAGTTGTCGATTGAAGCGGAGATTAACGCAGAGAACATGGCTAGGCTGGCTGGGATGTCTGCAGGGGAGATTGCTGAGGCACAGGCAGACATCATGAATAAGATGAACCCTGCATTGGTGGAGATGCTGAGGCGGCGTGGGAGGGAGAAGTCTGGAGACACGAAGGGTGTGAGTAGGGACAAGGGTCAGGAAAGTTCAGGGTCACAAAAGGCCACAAGGGCTACGCCGGGGGATTGGTTGACGGCTGGTGAGCATAGTGGGAACTCTTGGAAGGCGTGGAGTGAGAGAGTGGAGCACATCAGGTCGTGTAGGTTCACATTGGATGGAGATATATTGGGGTTCCAATCTTCGCTAGAGAAACAAGATG GCAAGAAGACACATGCAGAAAGTGTAGCTGAGCGTGATTTCCTTAGAACAGAAGGAGATCCTACAGCTGTTGGGTACACAATCAATGAGGCAGTGGCACTTACCAGGAGCATG GTTCCTGGGCAGCGTGTGCTTGCGCTGCAGCTTCTTGCTTCTATTCTGAATAGGGCATTGCAGAGCCTGCATAAGATGGATAAAATTGATAATGTTAAAGAAATGAATTCCAATGACAAATTTGATGACTGGCAAGCAGTTTGGGCATATGCCCTTGGGCCCGAACCGGAGTTGGTACTCTCTCTAAG GATGGTATTGGATGATAACCATGATTCTGTAGTTTTGAGTTGTGCTAAAGCAATTAATGTCATGCTGAGCTGCAAGTTCAACGAATCATATTTTGAAATTTCAGAG AAAGTATTAGATCACGGGAAAGATATCTGCACAGCTCCTATGTTTCGTAGCAAACCTGACGTGGATGGAGGCTTTCTTGAAGGAGGTTTTTGGAAATACAACACAAAACCATCGAATATACTTCCACACTATGGTGATAATGATGAGGAAGAAGGTGACGAGAAGCATACAATTCAGGATGACGTTGTTGTGTCTGGACAGGATGTTGCTGCTGGTTTTGTTAGGATGGGAATACTTCCACGAATCTGCTTTCTTTTGGAG ATGGACTCACCTCCTGTTTTAGAAGATTATCTTGTTTCAATTCTTGTGGCACTAGCCAGGCACTCTCCACAATCTGCTAACGCGATCTTGAATTGTCCAAGGCTTATTCAAAATATCACTAAGCTGTTGACAAAGCAAGGATCAATGGAAATTCGCTCctcacagatcaaaggggttgCTCTGTTGaag GTTTTGTCCAAATACAACAGGCAGACATGCTTGAATTTTGTGAACCATGGAGTTTTTCAGCAGGCAATGTGGCACTGGTACAGAAAAGCTAGTACTCTTGAGGATTGGGTAAGATCTGGAAAGGAGCAATGCAACCTTAGTTCAGCAATGATGGTTGAGCAGCTGCGGTTTTGGAGAACCTGCATCTCATATGGGTTTTGCGTAGCACACTTCACAGATTTCTTTCCTGTTTTGTGCCTGTGGCTAAGCCCTCCTATGTTTCAGAAACTGAGTGAAAGCAATGTTCTCTCTGAGTTTAGTTCCGTTGCTAGAGAGTCATATCTTGTCTTAGGGGCTCTGGCACAAAGGCTACCGCTTCTTCATTCAGTGGAGCAGCTTACTAAGCAAGACTTGGGAGTTTCTGCCAGTTACATTGAGACATGGTCTTGGAGCCATGTAGTTCCGATGGTAGATTTGGCACTATCTTGGTTATATCTGAATGATATTCCCTATGTGTGTTCACTAATTAATGTGCAGAACAAGAATACAAATCACATGCTAGAGGCAAGCTACTTGGTTTTGGTGATTGCTTCTGTACTAGGCATGCTTAATTCGATATTAGAAAGAATATCACCAGATGACACTCCTGATGGTAAATACTGCTTGCCTTGGATACCTGATTTTATCCCCAAAATTGGCTTGGCCATAATTAGTAATGGATTTTTCTGCTTCTTGAGCACTGATGCTGTTGGACATGAGGAGTATCCGTCTTTCTGTGGTGCGTCATTGGTGCAGGGGCTTTGTTATATGAGATGCCAAGGTCATGTTGCTGTATCCTTGCCTTCCGTAAGTTGCCTTCAAAGATTAGTGCAACTATCCTGGTCTGTTGACAGAGTAATCCAGGGAACCACAAAAAATTGTTCTGAGCTTCTCAAAGATTCTAAAACAGGGATAGCTGGCAAGATACTAGGCAAAGGCATCTCCAGTTTATGGCATAACGACTTGTTGGATTTGCTAACTTCGCTATTACCGATGATTTCATCGCAATGGTCCATATTACAGAACACTGAGATGTTTGGAAGAGGAGGACCAGCTCCTGGTGTTGGGTTTGGCTGGGGGGCATGTGGTGGAGGCTTTTGGTCTCTTAAATACCTACTTGCACAACTGGATTCAAATTTGGTCCTACAATTGATAAAAATATTCTCTGCAGCACCAAGGGTTCCCGTCACTCTCAGTGAAGTTGTGAACTCAGATAATATGACTAATACAGTTGTTACAGCTTCTGAGAGAATCAGTTCTGTCCTTGGGGTGTCCTTGATTGCAGGACCTGGGCAGATCTCTATGTTGGAGAAAGCCTTTGATATCCTCTTCCAACCTTCAATTCTGAAGTGTCTCAAATCATCTGTTCATGGTTTTGCCTGTAATATGGAAGTACTAAAAGCTTTTGAGTGGGACATTACTGAGGATGAATACCTGCTTTTCAGCAGTGTGCTGAATTCACATTTCAGATCCAGATGGTTGGCTATCAAGAAGAAGCATTCAGATAAATATGCTGGAAATAGCAGCAGCATTAATGTGCCAAAAATGCCAGAGACATTGGAAACAATTCAAGAAGAAACAGAGTTGACAGAAGCTGTAAATCAACCTTGCAGCACATTAGTTATAGAGTGGGCACACCAGAGACTGCCTCTTCCTGCACATTGGATTCTAAGTGCAGTCTGCtgcattgatgatccaaaaggcAAACTCTCAACATCAGCCAACTATATTCTTGATGTCTCGAGGGCTGGTCTTATCTTTCTTTTAGGTCTGGAAGCCATTTCAGCTGCCCCATGCCATCATACTCCTTTGGTTTGGAAGATGCATGCACTTTCTGTCTCCATCCGCACTAGCATGGATTTGCTTCAAGAAAACAGAAGTAGGAGTATTTTCCATGCTTTACAAGAATTGTATGGACAGCATCTGGACAGGTTATGCCAGAAATACTATAGATCTCAATCTGTCAAGAAAGATGAGAGTGCAGGAGTGGCCTCTTTAGAGGAGTCAAGAGAGGCCAGCAGCCTTGAAATTCTCAGATTCCAGGAGAAAATTCATGGAAGCTATACTACTTTTGTTGAGAGCCTTGTTGAGCAATTTGCGGCTGTCTCATATGGAGATGTTATTTTTGGTCGGCAAGTGGTCATTTATCTTCATAGAAGGGTTGAGCCTACAGTTCGGCTTGCTGCATGGAATGCGTTGTCTAATGCGTATGTGCTTGAACTGTTACCTCCAATAGACAAATGCATCGGTGACATCCAAGGATACTTGGAGCCTCTTGAG GACGATGAGAGAATTTTGGAATCTTATGCCAAATCATGGACATCAGGTGTCCTTGACAAAGCTGCACAGCGTGATTCTATGGGCTTCACATTAGCGAAGCATCACCTTTCCGGCTTTGTCTTCCAGTGCAGTGCTTCTGGCAAAACGTTGCGAAACAAGCTGGTCAAATCACTTATCCGGTGCTATGCACAAAAGCGGCATCACGAG GCTATGATGAAGAACTTCGTTCTGCAAGGCATTGCGCAGGATTCTGGGTGCAGTAATGAACTTGACCGGAGATATGAAATCTTGAAGGATGCTTGTGAGATGAATTCGTCCCTCTTAACTGAAGTCCAGAGACTGAAGACATCTGTTGGTCAATAA